In Luteitalea sp. TBR-22, one genomic interval encodes:
- a CDS encoding DUF429 domain-containing protein, which yields MARQPLVHIVGIDCATREASTGVCLATWDGRHLTIAEACTCRPDRTAEDAARGWLADAPSGIVALDAPLGWPDPLTCALADHQAGGRLPFVADDLFARETDRAITRRHGRTPPHIDGNQVARTSLAALHLLSRLREDLGRPIPLAWASGAPDGLVAIEVFPAATARAHGQDGTLPSWVTPNPHPAMTRTMHARDAILSAVAAVDMLEGRAVPPRGAEQERLSRREGWIWAR from the coding sequence ATGGCCAGGCAGCCCCTCGTCCACATCGTCGGCATCGACTGCGCCACGCGCGAGGCGAGCACCGGCGTCTGTCTCGCCACGTGGGATGGACGCCACCTCACGATCGCGGAGGCGTGCACCTGTCGTCCCGACCGAACGGCCGAGGATGCCGCGCGCGGCTGGCTCGCCGACGCCCCCAGCGGCATCGTGGCCCTCGATGCCCCCCTGGGCTGGCCCGACCCGCTCACTTGCGCGCTGGCCGACCACCAGGCCGGCGGACGCCTGCCGTTCGTGGCCGACGACCTCTTCGCGCGCGAGACCGATCGCGCCATCACCCGACGTCACGGCCGCACCCCGCCGCACATCGACGGCAACCAGGTGGCGCGCACGTCCCTCGCCGCGCTGCACCTGCTGTCGCGTCTGCGCGAGGACCTGGGGCGCCCGATTCCCCTTGCCTGGGCCTCCGGCGCGCCCGACGGGCTGGTCGCCATCGAGGTGTTTCCGGCGGCCACCGCTCGCGCGCACGGCCAGGACGGCACGCTGCCCTCGTGGGTCACGCCCAACCCGCACCCGGCGATGACCCGGACCATGCACGCGCGCGACGCGATCCTGTCGGCCGTCGCCGCCGTGGACATGCTCGAGGGCCGCGCCGTGCCGCCACGCGGCGCCGAACAGGAACGGCTGTCGCGGCGCGAGGGATGGATCTGGGCCAGGTAG
- a CDS encoding serine/threonine-protein kinase translates to MTSTAPHGSSLTPTLTTSLPPALMAQAARRLRVMALLYAGVFFVAGILPVLLLPEERTIFFSHPTRWLPSALSIGTALVVAFVAGRPALTPEAVVRLGLLFQVVGTLGIAWSEYLQPADGTTAMSPMKGLSWAAVWMLSFTITVPSPPRQAFTAAMSSAVMVPLVAALATRWGYLPSVSGPEFFLHVVLPYLVVVAIAGVGARLVYSLGVDLKRAQDLGSYQLEERLGFGGMGEVWRARHRLLARPAAVKLIRPEVFEAAGIARQSELRLRFEREAQTTALLQSPHTIHLFDYGVTEEGAFYYVMELLDGFDLRTLVDRFGPLPVERAVHLLVQACHSLAEAHAVGLVHRDITPANIFVCRYGRDVDFVKVLDFGLVKPHETSVRDESIARRDRVGGTPAFMSPEQALADRPIDARSDLYALGCVGYWLVTGAVVFPRNTPMAMAVAHTQAVPEPPSARTELPIPPEFDALILECLAKAPEDRPPSAEDLAQRLQRLTGLPPWERAQARAWWNLHKPIDPARKRLAADTTAVRTVRPRR, encoded by the coding sequence ATGACGTCGACTGCACCTCACGGCAGCAGCCTCACCCCCACGCTGACCACGTCGCTTCCGCCCGCCCTGATGGCGCAGGCGGCGCGTCGGTTGCGCGTCATGGCGCTGCTCTACGCTGGCGTGTTCTTCGTTGCGGGCATCCTGCCGGTGCTGCTCCTGCCCGAGGAGCGCACCATCTTCTTCTCGCATCCGACCCGCTGGCTGCCGTCGGCGCTCTCGATCGGGACGGCGCTGGTGGTCGCCTTCGTCGCCGGTCGCCCCGCCCTCACACCGGAGGCGGTGGTGCGGCTCGGCTTGCTGTTCCAGGTCGTCGGCACGCTCGGCATCGCCTGGTCCGAGTACCTGCAGCCGGCCGACGGCACCACCGCGATGTCGCCGATGAAGGGCCTGTCGTGGGCGGCGGTGTGGATGCTGTCGTTCACGATCACGGTGCCGAGCCCGCCGCGCCAGGCCTTCACCGCCGCGATGAGCTCGGCCGTGATGGTGCCCCTGGTCGCCGCACTCGCCACGCGCTGGGGCTACCTGCCGTCGGTCTCGGGACCCGAGTTCTTCCTCCACGTCGTGCTGCCGTACCTCGTCGTGGTGGCCATCGCGGGGGTCGGCGCCCGCCTGGTCTACAGCCTCGGCGTCGACCTGAAGCGTGCGCAGGATCTCGGCAGCTATCAACTCGAGGAGCGCCTGGGCTTCGGCGGCATGGGCGAGGTGTGGCGGGCGCGGCACCGGCTGCTGGCGCGCCCGGCGGCCGTCAAGCTCATTCGCCCGGAGGTCTTCGAGGCAGCCGGCATCGCGCGGCAGTCGGAACTGCGGCTGCGGTTCGAGCGCGAGGCGCAGACCACCGCGCTGCTGCAGTCACCGCACACGATCCATCTGTTCGATTACGGCGTCACCGAAGAGGGCGCGTTCTACTACGTGATGGAACTGCTCGACGGCTTCGACCTGCGGACGCTGGTCGACCGCTTCGGGCCGCTGCCGGTCGAGCGCGCCGTGCACCTGCTGGTGCAGGCGTGCCACTCGTTGGCCGAGGCGCACGCGGTGGGGCTGGTGCACCGGGACATCACGCCGGCCAACATCTTCGTGTGCCGGTACGGTCGCGACGTCGACTTCGTGAAGGTCCTCGACTTCGGCCTCGTCAAGCCGCACGAGACCAGCGTGCGCGACGAGTCGATCGCGCGCCGCGATCGCGTCGGCGGCACGCCGGCGTTCATGTCGCCCGAACAGGCGCTGGCCGATCGGCCCATCGACGCGCGGTCGGACCTCTACGCCCTCGGCTGCGTGGGGTACTGGCTGGTCACCGGCGCCGTGGTGTTCCCCCGCAACACGCCCATGGCCATGGCAGTGGCGCACACGCAGGCCGTGCCGGAGCCGCCGTCGGCACGGACCGAACTGCCGATCCCGCCCGAGTTCGACGCGCTGATCCTCGAGTGCCTGGCCAAGGCGCCCGAGGATCGGCCGCCGTCGGCCGAGGACCTCGCGCAACGCCTGCAACGGCTCACCGGCTTGCCTCCCTGGGAGCGCGCCCAGGCGCGCGCCTGGTGGAACCTTCACAAACCGATCGATCCGGCCCGCAAGCGGTTGGCCGCCGACACGACCGCCGTGCGCACGGTGCGGCCGAGGCGGTAG
- a CDS encoding dienelactone hydrolase family protein: MERKTAADFDEELLILFDAYVHGDIDRRGFLDRASRFAVGGVTAAMLLDALNPRFAEAQVIARDDARLVTESVTYPSPQGYPTTRGYLVKAKAATGKQPGVLVVHENRGLNPHIEDVARRFALEGFVVLAPDALAPLGGYPGDEDKARALFATLEQPKTREDMMAAFRFLKGHADCTGKVGVVGFCYGGGIAHLLATRLPDLAAAVPFYGNTPPPENAATVKAPLLVHLAEKDERINAAWPAYEAALKAAGVTYTAHMYPGAQHGFHNDTTPRYDEASAKLAWTRTLEFFKAKLA; encoded by the coding sequence ATGGAACGCAAGACCGCAGCCGATTTCGACGAGGAACTGCTGATCCTGTTCGACGCGTACGTCCACGGCGACATCGACCGGCGTGGCTTCCTCGATCGCGCCAGCAGGTTCGCCGTGGGCGGGGTGACGGCCGCGATGCTGCTCGACGCGCTCAACCCGCGGTTCGCCGAGGCGCAGGTGATCGCCCGCGACGACGCCCGGCTGGTGACCGAGTCGGTGACGTACCCATCACCGCAGGGTTACCCGACGACGCGCGGATACCTCGTGAAGGCGAAGGCCGCCACGGGCAAGCAGCCGGGCGTGCTCGTCGTCCACGAGAACCGTGGCCTCAACCCACACATCGAGGACGTCGCCCGGCGGTTCGCGCTGGAGGGCTTCGTGGTGCTCGCGCCCGACGCGCTCGCGCCACTCGGCGGCTATCCCGGCGACGAGGACAAGGCCCGCGCGCTCTTCGCGACCCTCGAGCAGCCGAAGACGCGCGAGGACATGATGGCGGCGTTCCGCTTCCTGAAGGGACACGCGGACTGCACCGGCAAGGTCGGCGTGGTGGGCTTCTGCTACGGCGGCGGCATCGCGCACCTGCTCGCCACCAGGCTGCCGGATCTGGCGGCCGCGGTGCCGTTCTACGGCAACACGCCGCCCCCCGAGAACGCCGCGACCGTGAAGGCGCCGCTGCTCGTGCACCTGGCCGAGAAGGACGAGCGCATCAACGCGGCCTGGCCGGCCTACGAGGCGGCGCTGAAGGCTGCAGGCGTGACCTACACCGCGCACATGTACCCCGGCGCGCAGCACGGCTTCCACAACGATACGACGCCGCGCTACGACGAGGCCTCGGCGAAACTGGCGTGGACGCGCACGCTGGAGTTCTTCAAGGCGAAGCTCGCATAG
- a CDS encoding DUF1080 domain-containing protein, giving the protein MKLLLPWVLVAGAVLSAAQAPADREDWIQLFDGKSLAGWTPKITGYPVGENALHTFRVEDGLLKVRYDEYDTFKERFGHLFYKDAFSYYVVAVEYRFVGDQVSGGPGWATRNSGIMVHGQPAQTMQREQDFPISIEVQLLGGLGKGPRTTANLCTPGTNVEMNGVLFTRHCQNSSSATFDGDQWVRAEAHVHGGEFIRHVVNGQVVLEYQRPQVGGGNVTNHDPRQKVDGTLLTSGSISLQSESHPVDFRKVELLNLSGCRDPKARNYKRYIVHDEPGSCRY; this is encoded by the coding sequence ATGAAGCTGCTGCTGCCGTGGGTGCTGGTCGCCGGGGCGGTCCTCTCTGCCGCGCAGGCGCCTGCCGACCGAGAGGACTGGATCCAGTTGTTCGACGGCAAGAGCCTGGCGGGATGGACCCCGAAGATCACCGGCTACCCGGTCGGCGAGAACGCGCTGCACACGTTCCGCGTCGAGGACGGCCTGCTGAAGGTGCGCTACGACGAGTACGACACCTTCAAGGAACGGTTCGGGCACCTGTTCTACAAGGATGCCTTCTCGTACTACGTCGTGGCGGTCGAGTACCGCTTCGTCGGCGATCAGGTGTCCGGCGGCCCCGGTTGGGCGACGCGCAACAGCGGCATCATGGTCCACGGCCAACCCGCGCAGACCATGCAGCGCGAGCAGGACTTCCCGATCTCGATCGAGGTGCAGTTGCTCGGTGGCCTGGGCAAGGGCCCGCGCACCACGGCCAACCTGTGCACGCCCGGAACCAACGTCGAGATGAACGGCGTGCTGTTCACCCGACACTGCCAGAACTCGTCGTCGGCGACCTTCGACGGCGACCAATGGGTGCGCGCGGAGGCGCACGTGCACGGCGGCGAGTTCATCCGTCACGTGGTGAACGGGCAGGTCGTGCTCGAGTACCAGCGCCCGCAGGTGGGCGGCGGCAACGTCACCAACCATGACCCGCGCCAGAAGGTCGATGGGACGCTGCTGACGAGCGGGTCGATTTCCCTGCAGTCGGAGAGCCACCCGGTCGACTTCCGCAAGGTGGAGCTCCTGAACCTGTCGGGGTGCCGCGACCCCAAGGCGCGCAACTACAAGCGCTACATCGTCCACGACGAGCCGGGGAGTTGCCGGTACTAG
- a CDS encoding choice-of-anchor D domain-containing protein, whose protein sequence is MHRLTLALVSSLLVLVSACSKGSGPSTPTGPSSSTPTRIINLSGSLAFGSVNVGSSRDATLTITNTGTAPLTVTGMSATGGFPDHSSVSWTQGTIPAGGSQSVNVRFEPRSAGTFSGTLTVNADHTGGVNTIAVSGTGAGVTAAGTWSGRYVVERCDGTGSVQDLFCSANRGLYPAGTSLPLDLVLTQSGSTVSGTAYFGQVTGPVTGVVSSGGTLTLQGTARSSGLTITVTGWSTPINGNSMTGVINFNVGSGSLPGVAAITARLTQVTR, encoded by the coding sequence GTGCATCGTCTGACACTTGCCCTCGTCTCGTCGCTCCTCGTCCTCGTCTCGGCCTGCAGCAAGGGTAGCGGGCCCTCCACGCCCACCGGCCCCTCGTCGAGCACGCCGACGCGCATCATCAACCTGTCGGGCAGCCTGGCGTTCGGCAGCGTGAACGTCGGGAGTTCTCGCGACGCCACCCTCACGATCACCAACACGGGCACCGCGCCGCTCACCGTCACCGGGATGAGCGCCACTGGTGGCTTCCCTGACCACAGCAGCGTGTCGTGGACGCAGGGCACCATTCCCGCCGGAGGCTCGCAGTCGGTGAACGTCCGCTTCGAGCCCAGGTCGGCCGGGACGTTCTCGGGCACGCTGACGGTGAACGCCGACCACACGGGCGGCGTGAACACCATCGCGGTGTCCGGCACGGGGGCCGGCGTCACCGCGGCCGGGACGTGGTCGGGCCGCTACGTCGTCGAGCGGTGCGACGGCACGGGGTCGGTGCAGGACCTGTTCTGCAGCGCAAACCGTGGGCTGTATCCGGCAGGCACGTCGCTGCCGCTCGACCTGGTGCTCACCCAGAGTGGGAGCACCGTCTCCGGAACCGCCTACTTCGGGCAGGTGACCGGCCCGGTGACCGGCGTCGTGTCGTCCGGCGGGACACTCACCTTGCAGGGGACTGCACGGTCGAGCGGCCTCACGATCACCGTCACGGGATGGAGCACGCCGATCAACGGCAACAGCATGACCGGCGTGATCAACTTCAACGTCGGCTCCGGCTCCCTGCCCGGCGTCGCGGCGATCACCGCTCGCCTCACGCAGGTCACGCGGTAG
- the lptE gene encoding LPS assembly lipoprotein LptE produces the protein MPHHSRPTRSFAIVAVAAIALLAGARVAAQPPVKSFDVPLEWTPREVPAVPVVDLTGGLERLRVVPLADAREDRTSIGDVTGRNTRVVTGTDVAAFVDQHLRRELASGGLDLVTEDADLTLTGELTQFWIDDGETYTGTVRVRLRLTNREGAEVWAALATGRGENWGRRMRRLNYTETITSAILDLASNVLTNAQFMNAIRKVPTGTTRPGG, from the coding sequence ATGCCTCACCACTCACGGCCCACACGCAGCTTCGCCATCGTGGCGGTCGCCGCGATCGCGCTGTTGGCTGGCGCGCGCGTGGCCGCGCAGCCACCCGTCAAGTCGTTCGACGTCCCGCTGGAATGGACACCGCGGGAAGTCCCTGCCGTGCCCGTGGTGGATCTCACGGGCGGCCTCGAGCGGCTGCGCGTGGTGCCATTGGCGGACGCGCGCGAGGACCGCACGTCCATCGGCGACGTCACCGGTCGCAACACGCGTGTCGTGACGGGCACCGACGTGGCGGCGTTCGTCGACCAGCACCTGCGACGTGAGCTGGCAAGTGGCGGGCTCGATCTCGTCACGGAGGACGCAGACCTGACACTCACCGGCGAGCTCACCCAGTTCTGGATCGACGACGGCGAGACGTACACCGGCACCGTGCGAGTACGCCTGCGCCTGACAAACAGGGAGGGCGCGGAGGTCTGGGCGGCGCTCGCCACCGGCCGCGGGGAGAACTGGGGGCGGCGGATGCGGCGCCTCAACTACACGGAGACGATCACGTCAGCGATCCTCGACCTGGCCAGCAACGTGCTGACCAACGCGCAGTTCATGAACGCCATCCGGAAGGTGCCCACTGGCACGACCAGGCCGGGGGGCTGA
- a CDS encoding murein L,D-transpeptidase, with translation MLLRSLLALLSLAPLMAFQPATVAPDPDVAASVTRILGSARHPGLRWASIDDVSRDLWVVYEGEPDRLAWFDGGAPLPTTAAAVAAVADAARFGLDPEDYDATRLQAQWADLQGGPAAAATRAQFDVALSVAVARLARAVHVGRIEPELLGWKYAGAHQRHDGVAAVLNARTRGLAEVLRDLEPRADGYTQTRAALATYRALAALGEPVQVPPLPSTMPRLMAGATWAGVPALAARLVATGDLPSAPAMDRAPRYAGTLVDAVRRFQGRHGLEADGRVGAATLAALNVPLAERVRQIERSLERLRWLPDLADVPHILVNIASFRLRASDPRTPGPPLRMNVVVGGAADRQTPLFIEQLEYVEFRPFWNPPPSIVKDEILPKARADATFLARNAYEIVASRAASATAIEATPENLAKVEHGRLYIRQRPGPGNSLGLAKFVFPNDDAIYMHGTPTRHTFRKARRDASHGCIRVEHPEALAAWLLRGDAAWTARRIDAAMKAETTSRVMLDAPVPVILFYDTVQVSDTGDIAFLPDIYGHDRTLAAALARGYPYPAIPQAALPQAVGETSKR, from the coding sequence GTGTTGCTCCGCTCGCTCCTCGCCCTCCTGTCCCTGGCGCCGCTCATGGCGTTCCAGCCCGCGACGGTCGCGCCCGATCCCGACGTCGCCGCCAGCGTCACCCGGATCCTCGGCAGCGCGCGCCATCCGGGCCTGCGGTGGGCGTCCATCGACGACGTGTCCCGCGACCTCTGGGTGGTCTACGAGGGCGAGCCCGATCGACTCGCCTGGTTCGACGGCGGCGCCCCCCTGCCGACGACGGCGGCAGCCGTCGCGGCGGTGGCCGATGCGGCCCGTTTCGGCCTCGACCCCGAAGACTACGACGCCACCCGGCTGCAGGCGCAGTGGGCCGACCTGCAGGGAGGGCCGGCCGCCGCGGCCACCCGCGCGCAGTTCGACGTTGCGTTGAGTGTCGCCGTGGCGCGGCTCGCTCGCGCGGTGCACGTCGGGCGGATCGAGCCGGAACTCCTCGGGTGGAAGTATGCCGGTGCGCACCAGCGCCATGACGGCGTCGCCGCGGTGCTCAACGCCCGCACCAGGGGGCTTGCCGAGGTGCTCCGCGATCTCGAGCCCCGCGCCGACGGCTACACGCAGACGCGCGCTGCACTGGCGACGTATCGGGCGCTGGCGGCACTGGGCGAACCGGTGCAGGTGCCGCCGCTGCCCTCGACGATGCCGCGCCTGATGGCTGGGGCGACCTGGGCCGGCGTGCCGGCCCTTGCCGCCCGACTCGTCGCGACCGGCGACCTGCCGTCGGCACCCGCGATGGACAGGGCACCGCGGTACGCCGGGACGCTCGTGGACGCCGTGCGGCGCTTCCAGGGACGCCACGGACTCGAAGCCGACGGGCGCGTGGGCGCCGCCACGCTCGCGGCGCTGAACGTGCCGTTGGCCGAGCGGGTGCGACAGATCGAGCGTTCCCTCGAGCGTCTCCGGTGGCTGCCCGACCTCGCCGACGTGCCACACATCCTGGTCAACATCGCGTCGTTCCGGCTGCGCGCCAGCGACCCCCGCACGCCGGGCCCGCCGCTGCGCATGAACGTCGTCGTCGGGGGAGCCGCCGATCGCCAGACCCCGTTGTTCATCGAACAGCTCGAGTACGTCGAGTTCCGGCCCTTCTGGAACCCGCCGCCGAGCATCGTCAAGGACGAGATCCTCCCGAAGGCGCGCGCCGACGCGACGTTCCTCGCGCGAAACGCCTACGAGATCGTCGCCAGCCGCGCCGCCAGTGCGACTGCGATCGAGGCCACGCCCGAGAACCTCGCCAAGGTGGAGCACGGGCGGTTGTACATCCGGCAGCGCCCGGGGCCGGGCAACTCGCTGGGCCTCGCGAAGTTCGTGTTCCCCAACGACGACGCGATCTACATGCACGGCACCCCGACGCGGCACACCTTCCGCAAGGCGCGGCGGGACGCCAGCCACGGGTGCATCCGGGTCGAGCACCCCGAAGCGCTGGCCGCCTGGCTGCTGCGGGGCGACGCCGCCTGGACGGCAAGGCGCATCGATGCGGCGATGAAGGCCGAGACGACCTCGCGGGTCATGCTCGACGCGCCGGTGCCGGTGATCCTGTTCTACGACACGGTCCAGGTGAGCGACACGGGCGACATCGCGTTCCTGCCTGACATCTACGGACACGACCGCACCCTGGCTGCAGCGCTGGCCAGGGGCTACCCGTACCCGGCGATACCGCAGGCGGCGCTCCCGCAAGCGGTCGGAGAGACCAGCAAGCGGTAG
- a CDS encoding phosphatidylcholine/phosphatidylserine synthase yields the protein MPHLSMLRSYTWADLLTIGNAACGTLAILLCLESLAEQNPACLWYAMGLLPLALALDVADGYVARLDRRRQSRLGADLDSLADVISFGVAPAVIGYALGLRGGWDIAVLTYFVACGVSRLARFNVTASALADQATGKVKYFEGTPIPTSVLIVALLAAATWAGRTGPDLWLGAVRLGPAWLHPLVLVYAASGSAMISATLRIPKP from the coding sequence ATGCCACACCTCTCGATGCTGCGGTCGTACACGTGGGCCGATCTCCTGACGATCGGCAACGCCGCCTGCGGGACGCTGGCGATCCTGCTGTGCCTCGAGTCGCTGGCCGAGCAGAACCCGGCCTGCCTGTGGTACGCGATGGGGTTGCTACCGCTGGCGCTGGCGCTCGACGTGGCTGACGGCTACGTGGCGCGACTCGACCGACGCCGCCAGTCACGCCTCGGCGCCGACCTCGACTCGCTGGCCGACGTCATCTCGTTCGGCGTCGCGCCGGCAGTCATCGGGTACGCCCTCGGGCTGCGCGGCGGCTGGGACATCGCGGTGCTGACCTACTTCGTCGCGTGCGGGGTGAGCCGACTGGCGCGCTTCAACGTGACCGCCTCGGCGCTGGCCGACCAGGCGACCGGCAAGGTGAAGTACTTCGAGGGCACGCCGATCCCGACCAGTGTGCTGATCGTTGCCCTGCTGGCGGCCGCGACGTGGGCCGGACGCACCGGTCCGGACCTGTGGCTCGGCGCGGTTCGGCTCGGCCCTGCCTGGCTGCACCCGCTCGTGCTCGTCTACGCCGCCAGCGGCAGTGCCATGATCAGCGCCACCTTGCGGATCCCGAAGCCGTAG
- a CDS encoding SIR2 family protein produces MPSRTGHVFVTLGDLTRFAADALILPTDRAFTVEEGWRSLLDAGACPPAGLAQGRVRAFVHRPTGHEDQRVRVWTNVGAESPVGSEWFVDGACEALELAADALGGQTMPGAAGRRPLVALPLVGTGLGGGRHRSGDIVKALLPRLGATATAKGVDVALVLMRERTYAAVQAARASMTGTTFDTLLTPVLRAEGDTLAGYARRGDLVLFIGAGASIGGGLPGWGDLLDRLAGDAGFSLDERAKLRNLDELDRARIVQMRLEARSQRRLGEHIASMMSASPFRPLTQTLLASLPVTQAATTNYDQLFEGASGDVGIDCAILPYAPAPARRRWLLKLHGCVTHPEHIVLTRDDYLRFSSSRAALAGIVQALMVTRHMLFVGFSLRDDNFHRILHDVRSTMTAAGVGDQPFGTALALFAEPFKQDLWERDVRIIPASTEEWASAHGDPIREQDAVRRLLVLLDYIGMRASSGASHLLDRHFDGVLSDAELEVGRALQALAAGFTPAEWHTTAGQRVLALLRELGWDGA; encoded by the coding sequence ATGCCGTCCCGCACCGGCCACGTCTTCGTCACGCTCGGCGACCTGACGCGTTTTGCCGCCGACGCGCTGATCCTGCCCACCGATCGCGCCTTCACCGTCGAGGAAGGCTGGCGCAGCCTCCTCGACGCCGGCGCCTGCCCACCTGCCGGCCTCGCGCAGGGCCGCGTGCGCGCCTTCGTGCACCGGCCGACGGGCCACGAGGACCAGCGGGTGCGCGTGTGGACCAACGTCGGCGCCGAGTCGCCCGTCGGCAGCGAGTGGTTCGTCGATGGCGCGTGCGAGGCGCTGGAGCTCGCGGCCGATGCGCTCGGGGGCCAGACGATGCCGGGGGCCGCAGGGCGCCGACCGCTGGTGGCCCTGCCACTGGTCGGCACGGGACTCGGCGGCGGCCGGCACCGCTCCGGCGACATCGTGAAGGCGCTGCTCCCGCGCCTCGGCGCGACGGCGACCGCCAAGGGCGTCGACGTGGCCCTCGTGCTGATGCGCGAGCGCACCTACGCGGCGGTGCAGGCTGCCCGCGCGTCGATGACCGGCACGACCTTCGACACGCTGCTCACGCCGGTTCTGCGCGCCGAGGGCGACACGCTGGCCGGGTACGCGCGGCGCGGCGACCTCGTGCTGTTCATCGGCGCCGGCGCCAGCATCGGCGGCGGCCTCCCCGGCTGGGGCGACCTGCTTGATCGGCTCGCCGGCGACGCCGGCTTCTCGCTCGACGAGCGCGCGAAGCTGCGCAATCTCGACGAGCTCGATCGCGCGCGCATCGTGCAGATGCGCCTCGAGGCGCGCAGCCAGCGGCGGCTCGGCGAGCACATCGCCTCGATGATGAGCGCGAGTCCCTTCCGGCCGCTCACGCAGACGCTGCTCGCGTCGCTGCCGGTGACCCAGGCTGCGACGACCAACTACGACCAGCTGTTCGAGGGCGCCTCGGGCGACGTGGGCATCGACTGCGCCATCCTGCCGTACGCGCCTGCCCCGGCGCGCCGGCGCTGGTTGCTCAAGCTGCACGGGTGCGTCACGCACCCCGAACACATCGTGCTCACGCGCGACGACTACCTGCGGTTCTCCTCGAGCCGCGCCGCGCTCGCCGGCATCGTGCAGGCGCTGATGGTCACGCGGCACATGCTGTTCGTGGGGTTCTCGCTGCGCGACGACAACTTCCATCGCATCCTGCACGACGTGCGCAGCACGATGACCGCCGCGGGCGTCGGCGACCAGCCGTTCGGCACGGCGCTCGCCCTGTTTGCCGAGCCCTTCAAGCAGGACCTGTGGGAACGCGACGTGCGCATCATCCCTGCCTCCACCGAGGAGTGGGCGAGCGCGCACGGCGACCCGATCCGCGAGCAGGACGCGGTGCGGCGCCTGCTCGTCCTGCTCGACTACATCGGGATGCGCGCCTCGAGCGGCGCGTCGCACCTGCTCGACCGGCACTTCGACGGCGTGCTCTCGGACGCGGAACTCGAGGTCGGCCGGGCGCTGCAGGCGCTGGCCGCGGGTTTCACGCCGGCCGAGTGGCACACGACGGCCGGCCAGCGGGTCCTGGCCCTGCTCAGGGAGTTGGGCTGGGACGGCGCGTGA
- a CDS encoding YcbK family protein: MRRPRVLALAHLHTAETLKVEYGDADRYFPDALAAVNKLLRDFRTGDVHDIDPALLDLLAALRARTGTATPFQVISGYRSPQTNAMLHRRSPGVASGSFHMKGQAIDIRLGDVSLGALRNAALDLGLGGVGYYPSSNFVHVDTGPIRTW, translated from the coding sequence ATGCGCAGGCCGCGCGTGCTCGCGTTGGCGCACCTCCACACGGCCGAGACGCTGAAGGTCGAGTACGGTGACGCCGACCGCTACTTCCCGGACGCGCTCGCGGCGGTCAACAAGCTGCTGCGCGACTTCCGCACCGGCGACGTGCACGACATCGACCCGGCACTGCTCGACCTGCTCGCGGCGCTGCGCGCCCGCACCGGCACCGCCACGCCCTTCCAGGTGATCTCGGGGTATCGGTCGCCGCAGACCAACGCGATGCTGCACCGCCGCAGCCCCGGCGTCGCGTCGGGCAGCTTCCACATGAAGGGCCAGGCGATCGACATCCGCCTCGGCGACGTCTCCCTCGGGGCGCTCCGCAATGCCGCGCTCGACCTCGGCCTGGGTGGGGTGGGGTACTACCCGTCGTCCAACTTCGTCCACGTCGACACCGGCCCCATCCGAACCTGGTAG
- a CDS encoding sulfite exporter TauE/SafE family protein — MLTSTLVLAGLIFVAALLYSSVGHAGASGYLAAMALLSVAPEVMRPTALVLNILVATIATWRFMRAGHFSLALLWPFALGSIPLAFVGGALQLGGHWHKTLVGLVLLVAAWRLLRPASAVVADRTREVTRRLSVPVAVVLGAGIGLLSGLTGTGGGIFLSPLLIFASWAETRDTGGVSAAFILVNSVAGLLGNAPTTATFAPGLPLLATAAVVGGVIGSDLGARRIAPHTFRQLLGVVLIIAGGKLILV; from the coding sequence GTGCTGACCTCCACGCTCGTGCTGGCCGGACTGATCTTCGTGGCCGCGCTGCTCTACTCGTCGGTCGGGCATGCTGGCGCCTCCGGCTATCTCGCCGCCATGGCGCTGCTGAGCGTGGCGCCCGAGGTGATGCGCCCGACCGCCCTCGTCCTCAACATCCTGGTCGCCACGATCGCGACGTGGCGGTTCATGCGCGCCGGGCACTTCTCGCTGGCGCTGCTCTGGCCCTTCGCGCTGGGGTCCATACCCCTGGCGTTCGTGGGCGGCGCCCTTCAGCTGGGCGGTCATTGGCACAAGACGCTGGTGGGACTCGTGCTGCTCGTCGCCGCGTGGCGCTTGTTGCGCCCGGCGAGCGCCGTCGTCGCCGACCGCACGCGCGAGGTGACGCGCCGGTTGTCGGTCCCGGTCGCGGTGGTGCTCGGTGCGGGAATCGGGTTGCTGTCGGGCCTGACCGGCACCGGCGGGGGCATCTTCCTGAGCCCCCTGCTCATCTTCGCCAGTTGGGCCGAGACGCGCGACACCGGCGGCGTGTCGGCCGCCTTCATCCTCGTCAACTCGGTCGCCGGCCTGCTCGGCAACGCGCCGACGACCGCCACCTTCGCCCCGGGGTTGCCGCTCCTGGCGACGGCGGCCGTGGTCGGCGGCGTGATCGGCAGCGACCTCGGCGCGCGCCGTATCGCTCCCCACACCTTCCGCCAGCTCCTCGGCGTCGTGTTGATCATCGCCGGGGGGAAACTCATCCTCGTGTAA